The Methanoregula boonei 6A8 genome has a window encoding:
- a CDS encoding winged helix-turn-helix transcriptional regulator — protein MKIPPKKYKYSWPIEATLDVIGGKWKPLVIYTLKEGTLRFSQIVDKVEPRITQRMLTKELRELEKDGLVKRKVYAQVPPKVEYSLTKKGESLIPILDELCDWGSEHMGDDIEFTCEE, from the coding sequence ATGAAAATCCCACCGAAAAAATACAAATACAGCTGGCCGATCGAGGCTACCCTTGACGTGATCGGGGGCAAGTGGAAGCCGCTGGTCATCTACACGCTTAAGGAGGGGACGCTCCGGTTCAGCCAGATCGTGGACAAGGTCGAGCCCCGGATCACCCAGAGGATGCTCACCAAAGAACTCCGTGAACTGGAAAAAGACGGGCTCGTTAAAAGAAAAGTGTACGCACAGGTCCCGCCAAAGGTTGAATATTCGCTTACAAAAAAGGGAGAATCCCTGATCCCGATCCTCGATGAGCTCTGCGACTGGGGCTCCGAGCATATGGGGGATGACATCGAGTTCACATGCGAAGAATAG
- a CDS encoding nucleoside deaminase, which translates to MDQFLEQNLQEAILEARKGLAEGGIPIGSVLVIDGKIVGRGHNRRVQNNSAILHAEMDCLENAGRRTPKEYKRATLFSTLSPCDMCSGVVLLYKIPRVVIGENATFKGPEEYLRSRGVKILNLDNPECKQLMKDFIGSKPELWNEDIGEE; encoded by the coding sequence ATGGACCAGTTCCTGGAACAGAACCTGCAGGAAGCAATTCTCGAAGCACGCAAAGGGCTTGCCGAAGGGGGTATCCCTATTGGATCGGTTCTTGTGATTGACGGGAAGATTGTCGGGAGAGGACATAATCGCCGGGTGCAGAACAACAGCGCGATCCTGCATGCCGAGATGGATTGTCTTGAAAATGCAGGCCGGCGTACGCCCAAAGAATATAAGCGTGCGACATTATTTTCCACGCTCTCTCCCTGTGATATGTGCAGCGGGGTTGTTCTTCTCTATAAAATTCCCAGAGTGGTCATTGGTGAAAACGCGACTTTCAAGGGACCTGAGGAGTACCTGCGTTCCCGGGGCGTGAAAATTTTGAACCTGGATAATCCCGAATGCAAACAACTCATGAAGGATTTCATAGGATCAAAGCCGGAACTGTGGAACGAAGATATCGGGGAAGAATAA